From the Xyrauchen texanus isolate HMW12.3.18 chromosome 49, RBS_HiC_50CHRs, whole genome shotgun sequence genome, one window contains:
- the LOC127640470 gene encoding oxysterol-binding protein-related protein 5-like: MKEENLFCRRFSHCPTATSPPKIDTHVLTRNLSYGGDNELYTLSPGNETERNGLPLLRDEVSPSQSPSSVSESRMFIGVEKESSSPTEKLARKESLKVQKMNYRQEKKRVAKELFSALKDPSVVLMSNWLKIRGSLKSWTKLWCVLRPGILVIYKTPGSEHWVGTILLNACKLIERPSKKDGFCFKVFHPLDKSIWAMKGPKGETVGSITQPLPSNYLIFRAASESDGRCWMDALELALSCSSLSKMSAKSCRDGDLSSSSESSHILQLLQSASLIDQDLLQLNDSMLENNHMENDANSDKSEREAHEDSDNAANENGGRLTEESDMEQSDDVCLQATAFIEEAHEEMGEAGEASQVETVSEENKGLIWTLLKQLRPGMDLSKVVLPTFILEPRSFLDKLSDYYYHADLLSQAVTEENPYCRMKQVLRWYLSGFYKKPKGLKKPYNPILGEMFRCCWLHPQTDSCTFYIAEQVSHHPPISAFYISNKKDGFCISGSILAKSKFYGNSLSAILDGKARLLFLSRDEEYVITMPYAHCKGILYGTMTLELGGKITIECEKTQCYTELEFKLKPFLGSSCNVNQISGRIQIGEDVLATVDGHWDRKVHLIEKKTGHQEVLWNPSSDVRRQRLKRQVVQMDQQEAFESERLWRHVTRAITDKDQNRATQEKFVLEEAQRQEARERGDKPWDPRLFTLNTDTNEWHYKYAETKPWDPDRCLVQFEKDGIIQTKEKSQRNSFSYSKNWAVQQKVRVNGKHRKSSSQPSSCSQNTESSSTTPEPNHESSDNEGYMNQCARCTKELKDIALIEASVAAIQKTQQDIQRNLSALGRQIARHKTVEESKSLSSRHCLILCMLLLFQLLINYVFN, from the exons ATGAAAGAAGAGAACTTGTTCTGCAGGCGGTTCTCTCACTGTCCCACGGCAACCTCTCCTCCAAAAATCGACACGCATGTGTTGACCCGCAACCTTTCCTATGGAGGAGACAATGAACTGTACACGCTCAGCCCAG GTAATGAAACGGAGCGAAACGGTTTGCCCTTACTGAGAGACGAGGTCAGCCCGTCCCAGTCGCCCAGCAGCGTG TCAGAATCCAGGATGTTTATTGGTGTCGAGAAAGAGTCTTCCTCGCCCACGGAGAAGCTGGCAAGAAAAGAATCGCTTAAG GTTCAGAAAATGAATTATCGACAGGAAAAGAAGAGGGTTGCCAAAGAGCTCTTCAGTGCCCTTAAGGATCCAAGTGTGGTTCTAATGTCCAACTGGCTAAAG ATTCGAGGGTCACTGAAGAGCTGGACAAAATTGTGGTGTGTCCTGAGACCTGGCATTCTCGTGATTTATAAGACCCCTGGTTCGGAGCATTGGGTGGGAACGATCCTTCTCAATGCCTGCAAACTCATCGAAAGACCCTCGAAGAAAGATGGATTCTGCTTCAAAGTCTTCCATCCACTGGACAAGTCCATATGGGCCATGAAG GGTCCTAAAGGAGAAACAGTGGGCTCCATCACACAGCCTTTGCCTAGCAATTACCTGATCTTTAGAGCTGCATCTGAATCTGATG GCCGCTGTTGGATGGACGCTCTGGAACTGGCCCTCAGCTGCTCCAGTCTGTCCAAGATGTCGGCAAAGAGCTGCAGGGACGGagatctgagcagctcttcagAGTCCTCACATATACTGCAGCTGCTGCAGTCTGCCTCTCTCATAGATCAGGACCTATTACA gTTGAATGACTCCATGTTGGAAAACAACCATATGGAGAATGACGCAAATTCCGACAAATCAGAGCGGGAGGCGCATGAAGATTCTGACAATGCAGCCAATGAGAACGGAGGCAGACTGACAGAGGAGAGTGATATGGAGCAATCAGATGATGTGTGCCTTCAGGCAACAGCCTTCATTGAGGAAGCCCATGAGGAAATGGGAGAG GCTGGTGAGGCATCCCAGGTTGAGACTGTTTCAGAAGAGAACAAGGGGTTAATCTGGACTCTACTGAAGCAGCTGAGGCCTGGGATGGACCTGTCCAAAGTGGTCCTGCCAACTTTTATCTTGGAGCCACGTTCATTTCTGGACAAGCTTTCAGATTACTACTACCATGCTGACCTGCTATCACA GGCTGTAACAGAGGAGAACCCATACTGTAGGATGAAGCAAGTCTTGCGCTGGTATCTGTCAGGCTTCTACAAGAAACCAAAG ggTCTTAAGAAACCATACAACCCCATTCTTGGAGAGATGTTCCGATGCTGCTGGCTGCATCCACAAACAGACAGCTGTACATTTTACATAGCAGAACAG GTTTCTCATCATCCACCTATTTCAGCATTTTATATTAGCAATAAGAAGGATGGATTCTGCATTAGTGGAAGCATTCTGGCCAAATCAAAATTTTACG GGAACTCGCTGTCTGCAATACTGGATGGAAAGGCCAGACTCTTGTTTCTGAGTCGAGATGAAGAATACGTTATTACAATGCCGTACGCTCACTGTAAAG GTATTCTGTATGGTACGATGACATTGGAGCTTGGTGGGAAAATCACTATTGAGTGTGAAAAAACACAATGTTATACAGAACTTGAATTTAAACTGAAG CCTTTTCTTGGCAGCTCTTGCAATGTTAACCAGATTTCTGGAAGGATTCAGATAGGGGAAGATGTTCTGGCTACAGTAGATGGGCACTGG GATAGGAAAGTGCACTTGATTGAGAAGAAGACGGGCCACCAGGAGGTGCTGTGGAACCCCAGCTCAGACGTGCGGAGACAGAGACTGAAGAGACAGGTGGTGCAGATGGACCAGCAGGAGGCATTCGAGTCTGAGAG GCTGTGGCGCCATGTGACCAGAGCGATTACTGATAAAGACCAGAACCGTGCCACCCAGGAGAAATTTGTGTTGGAAGAGGCTCAGAGGCAGGAAGCCAGAGAGAGGGGTGACAAACCCTGGGATCCTCGCCTTTTCACTCTCAACACTGACACCAATGAGTGGCACTACAAATATGCAGA AACCAAGCCGTGGGATCCAGACCGCTGTCTGGTCCAGTTCGAGAAAGATGGCATCATCCAGACAAAAGAGAAGTCACAACGCAACAGTTTCTCCTACAGCAAGAACTGGGCTGTACAGCAGAAA GTGCGGGTGAATGGGAAACACAGAAAATCAAGCAGCCAGCCATCCAGCTGCAGTCAGAATACCGAGAGCAGCAGTACCACACCAGAACCCAATCATGAGTCATCTGACAATGAAG GCTATATGAACCAATGTGCCAGATGCACTAAAGAATTGAAGGATATCGCCCTCATTGAGGCCTCAGTAGCAGCTATACAGAAAACACAGCAAGACATACAGAG AAACCTGAGTGCATTGGGTCGCCAGATTGCACGTCACAAGACGGTGGAGGAGAGCAAGTCGTTGAGCAGTCGTCACTGTCTCATCCTCTGCATGCTTTTGCTCTTCCAGCTACTCATCAACTATGTCTTCAATTGA